One Rickettsia prowazekii str. Breinl genomic region harbors:
- the virB9 gene encoding P-type conjugative transfer protein VirB9 encodes MKQLIIFCTFIILTLDIFALTMSRPLGRDPRLRVMIYNPDDVFKFTGYYGYQASIELAQEEEIVSISMGDTTSWQIVPAGHRIFIKPMEPDATTNMTLITNKRTYFFELYAAETLDIRDPEMVFNVKFLYPDDENDNMSGHMQTFSTSLASPDLTHPEKYNFNYYISGSEEIAPIKIFDDGEFTYLQFRDKNAEISGIFAVDDSLRESLVNYRLAQDNPNMIILEQVFPKLAIRKGKKVTCVFNHSFKAY; translated from the coding sequence ATGAAGCAATTAATAATATTTTGTACTTTTATAATACTGACATTAGATATATTTGCTCTTACTATGTCACGACCTCTAGGTCGAGATCCACGTCTAAGGGTTATGATTTATAACCCTGATGATGTTTTCAAATTCACAGGATATTATGGCTATCAAGCAAGTATAGAACTAGCACAAGAGGAAGAAATCGTCAGTATTTCTATGGGTGATACTACATCATGGCAAATAGTACCCGCTGGTCATAGAATTTTTATTAAACCTATGGAACCGGATGCTACTACTAATATGACTTTAATCACTAATAAACGGACTTACTTTTTTGAACTATATGCAGCGGAAACTCTTGATATACGTGATCCTGAAATGGTATTTAATGTAAAGTTTCTTTATCCGGATGATGAAAATGACAATATGAGCGGTCATATGCAAACTTTTTCTACATCTCTAGCAAGCCCTGATCTTACTCATCCTGAAAAATATAATTTTAATTACTATATTAGCGGAAGCGAAGAAATAGCTCCTATTAAGATCTTCGATGACGGAGAATTTACTTATCTACAATTTAGAGATAAAAACGCCGAAATTTCTGGTATTTTTGCTGTAGACGATTCACTGCGAGAATCTTTAGTAAATTATCGTCTTGCTCAAGATAATCCTAACATGATCATTCTAGAGCAGGTTTTTCCTAAGCTTGCTATACGTAAGGGTAAAAAAGTAACATGTGTATTTAATCATTCTTTCAAAGCATACTAA
- a CDS encoding Na+/H+ antiporter subunit C, translating to MHLLIYFFTLILFTSGLFIMLTSQNYIHKIIGLGIFQSPVLLFFLSIGKIKTGGVPILRDGINTYTSPLPHVLILTAIVVGFATLSVALSLIYQIYKHYGTVSENEVNVDK from the coding sequence ATGCATCTTCTAATATACTTTTTCACCTTAATCTTATTCACGAGCGGCTTATTCATAATGCTTACAAGTCAGAATTATATTCATAAAATTATAGGACTTGGAATATTTCAAAGTCCAGTATTACTATTTTTTTTAAGTATTGGGAAAATTAAAACAGGTGGTGTACCTATTTTACGAGATGGTATCAATACTTATACTAGCCCTTTACCTCATGTATTAATACTGACTGCTATAGTAGTTGGATTTGCTACTCTTAGCGTGGCTTTAAGTTTAATATATCAAATATATAAACATTATGGTACAGTATCAGAAAATGAAGTTAATGTTGATAAATAA
- a CDS encoding proton-conducting transporter membrane subunit, with the protein MILTNHFPIIQILFPLFGALLSIISFRFIIFARVITIICILSSLLVSVYGYSIIQNTELSYTIGGWTSNIGIEYRLNSLNQATTIYLNLVLLFFLVFCHKMTNRTILQYINNNRKSLFYGILLFAHTGYLGMISTNDFFNLYVFIEISALSSYVLIASGNNPKSLVGAFDYLIMGSIGATFILIAIGLLLSITGSLNMHDIAAYLKEYTKLRIITIVIGFFLIGSILKTAFFPMHFWMMRAYNNTASIILVYLAGISTIIGIYIIYKFTYIIIGYETIKTAITNFIRPIALASLIIAPYFAYQAKDFKNIIIYSCFTQIGYVFLLYITENGIIMLPSLLLIDSINKISLFLIASYNESYKREPNKILTIIIIICSCGLPISPLFFIKINILEILLAQNLLLDFVIILLSSVVSLFYHYKMILLSLPQKYARN; encoded by the coding sequence ATGATTCTAACTAACCATTTTCCTATCATACAAATATTATTCCCTTTATTTGGTGCTTTACTTTCAATAATATCTTTCCGCTTTATTATATTTGCACGCGTCATTACTATTATTTGCATTTTATCTAGCCTTTTAGTCAGTGTTTATGGATATAGCATTATACAAAACACTGAGCTATCCTATACTATAGGAGGCTGGACTTCAAACATAGGAATAGAATATCGTCTAAATTCACTAAACCAAGCTACTACTATTTATCTTAACTTGGTTTTATTATTTTTCTTAGTTTTTTGTCATAAGATGACTAATCGTACAATCTTACAATATATCAACAATAATAGAAAATCTCTATTTTACGGTATATTATTATTCGCTCATACCGGCTATTTAGGGATGATTAGCACTAATGATTTCTTTAATTTATATGTGTTTATAGAAATTTCAGCACTTAGTAGCTATGTGTTGATAGCATCAGGTAATAATCCAAAATCTTTAGTCGGAGCTTTTGATTACTTGATCATGGGTAGTATTGGTGCGACTTTTATTCTTATAGCAATAGGACTCTTACTGAGCATTACTGGTAGCTTAAATATGCATGATATTGCAGCTTATTTAAAAGAATACACTAAGCTCCGTATAATTACTATAGTTATAGGTTTTTTCTTAATAGGATCTATTTTAAAAACAGCTTTTTTCCCGATGCATTTTTGGATGATGAGAGCTTATAATAATACTGCTTCAATCATTTTAGTATATTTAGCAGGAATTTCTACTATCATAGGAATATATATAATATATAAATTTACTTATATCATTATAGGCTACGAGACAATAAAAACAGCTATTACAAATTTTATAAGACCTATTGCTTTAGCATCTCTTATTATAGCTCCATACTTTGCATATCAAGCAAAAGACTTCAAAAATATTATAATTTATTCATGTTTCACCCAAATAGGTTATGTATTCCTACTATACATCACTGAAAATGGAATAATAATGTTACCAAGTTTATTACTTATAGATAGTATAAATAAAATATCTCTTTTCTTAATAGCTTCTTATAATGAAAGCTATAAAAGGGAGCCTAACAAAATTTTAACTATAATTATTATTATTTGCAGTTGCGGTTTACCTATAAGCCCGTTATTTTTTATTAAAATAAATATTCTTGAAATATTACTAGCGCAAAATCTACTATTAGATTTTGTTATCATTTTACTTAGCTCTGTAGTATCGTTATTTTACCATTATAAGATGATATTATTATCACTCCCACAAAAATATGCAAGAAATTGA
- a CDS encoding proton-conducting transporter membrane subunit, translating into MIMQFSTTNLLILSTLLVGALNLTSPYATKKDSLIRNFLLITIAIFFYGNILIIDVLFLKGIRAGFEFNIFGNYSIGFHLEPLGLIFLTLIGFLWICALLYTPKYLAINNIECSSRFLFFFNLTILIGILIALSSNLLTMFICYELLTISTAFLIGHTRNNIVMSGLYKYLKILMISAMLLFLPAVIIIYSKTGNGNFESCSIVNYFTRNQSIILLLMFIFGIAKTAIFPVHSWLPAAMVAHYPVSSLLHAVIVVKTGLFCIYKILLYVFGLSYLQIIFAEFNWLIFIPIVSIFYSSIKALKTDNIKKILAYSTMNQLSLALLSAFMLTPKALGAAILHLVSHSFTKICLFYSMGSIYSLKKTDQVQNLHGIYKELPLIAFIISISSLSLIGIPIFSGFISKFSILLAASEQNQIIVMIVVIASSIFSSIYLLKILSSIYKPSLLEYNVTKQLPYSIHISIIICTLAITLFYFIQILIREFLSYIT; encoded by the coding sequence ATGATTATGCAATTTAGTACAACAAATCTCTTAATATTATCTACCTTATTAGTAGGTGCATTAAATTTAACTAGTCCGTATGCTACTAAAAAAGATAGTTTAATACGTAATTTTTTACTTATTACTATCGCTATTTTTTTCTACGGTAATATTTTAATTATAGATGTATTGTTTTTAAAAGGTATAAGAGCAGGATTTGAATTCAATATATTCGGTAATTACTCTATAGGATTCCATCTTGAACCTTTAGGACTTATATTCTTAACCTTGATAGGTTTTTTATGGATTTGCGCTTTACTTTACACTCCTAAATATCTTGCTATTAATAATATAGAATGCTCTTCCAGATTCTTATTTTTTTTTAACTTAACTATCCTAATAGGAATTTTAATTGCTTTATCTAGTAATTTATTAACTATGTTTATTTGCTATGAACTTTTAACTATTTCTACAGCCTTCCTAATAGGACATACTAGAAACAATATAGTAATGAGCGGATTATATAAATATCTAAAAATTCTAATGATTTCTGCTATGTTATTATTTTTACCGGCAGTGATAATTATTTATAGTAAAACTGGTAACGGAAATTTTGAAAGTTGCAGCATAGTAAATTATTTTACCAGAAACCAGTCAATTATTTTATTATTAATGTTTATATTCGGTATTGCTAAAACTGCAATTTTCCCTGTACATTCGTGGCTTCCAGCTGCAATGGTCGCACATTACCCAGTAAGCAGTTTACTTCACGCAGTAATAGTTGTTAAAACTGGATTATTTTGTATTTACAAAATCCTATTATATGTATTTGGTTTATCATATTTACAAATTATATTTGCTGAGTTTAACTGGTTAATTTTTATACCGATAGTGAGCATATTTTACAGTTCAATTAAAGCACTAAAGACAGATAACATCAAAAAAATACTTGCATACTCTACTATGAATCAACTAAGTCTTGCCTTACTAAGCGCTTTCATGTTAACACCTAAGGCACTTGGAGCTGCAATCTTACATTTAGTTTCACATTCTTTTACAAAAATCTGCTTATTTTATAGTATGGGGAGTATTTACAGTTTAAAAAAAACCGATCAAGTACAGAATTTACATGGTATATACAAAGAATTACCTTTAATTGCTTTTATTATATCTATCTCTTCATTATCATTAATTGGAATACCTATCTTTAGCGGATTTATTAGCAAATTCTCTATATTACTTGCAGCAAGCGAACAGAATCAAATTATCGTTATGATTGTCGTAATAGCTAGTAGTATATTCTCAAGCATTTACCTTCTCAAAATTCTAAGCTCCATCTATAAACCTTCTTTATTAGAATATAACGTAACAAAACAGCTTCCATATTCTATACATATCAGCATAATTATTTGTACTCTAGCTATAACATTATTTTATTTTATTCAAATCTTAATCAGAGAATTTTTATCTTATATTACATAA
- a CDS encoding proton-conducting transporter membrane subunit has translation MFIQNTKFIFPVTNFNLIFDFNPQNQLIALSFIIVTTILNIYTISKKRKLECLIGSLYCLSSIACIFAADFISMIISIEFMTIFTCIIIFCEQLKIQPLRQYFITHLLSSELILIGITLRIQTTSNTAFISLTESVNHFKLPEIFILTGCLINASAIFVNGWVVNCYPAASSSGVVYLISFTTKVSLIIILKLFSGLEILKLFGISIMIYGLVFSLIEKNLKRLICYLTISQLGFILAAISINAPNIDYLITSFIFMHILYNSLFALYFTYIEDEYGIKNYQDLHKSSINLILLIGFVISILIYISILPISSSDIKDAIANILNEKNIMIFFKIITCTVLFELLLESLHLLYRRTLRICSTNIKLFSIIEYFQNNVVKTRHDIIKILYLHFCIMTLFLCLFYPIQISHKTNSNQLIILTISLLLALIFRKIPRISTENINLDLYQYIEKLIFFIVDKYTEKYNKKNAKAYINFKAILDNILIKISAWHNQQTAIFIVLFLLISFILTLCYTAA, from the coding sequence ATGTTTATTCAAAATACAAAATTTATATTTCCTGTTACTAATTTCAATCTTATATTTGATTTTAATCCACAAAATCAGCTAATAGCTCTATCATTTATAATTGTTACTACTATTCTAAATATTTATACAATTTCTAAAAAAAGAAAATTAGAATGCTTGATAGGTAGTTTATACTGTTTATCATCTATTGCATGTATATTTGCAGCTGATTTTATTTCCATGATAATTTCAATTGAATTCATGACGATTTTTACATGCATAATTATTTTTTGTGAACAATTAAAGATACAACCGCTACGTCAATATTTCATTACTCATTTATTAAGTAGTGAGTTAATTTTAATCGGTATTACTCTTCGAATCCAAACAACAAGTAATACAGCTTTTATTTCTTTAACAGAATCAGTGAATCATTTCAAGTTACCAGAAATATTTATACTTACCGGTTGTTTAATTAATGCTTCAGCTATTTTTGTAAACGGATGGGTAGTTAATTGCTATCCTGCAGCTTCAAGTAGCGGTGTAGTATATTTAATTAGTTTTACTACTAAAGTTAGTTTAATAATCATTTTAAAATTATTTAGCGGTCTTGAGATATTAAAACTTTTTGGGATATCAATTATGATTTACGGATTAGTATTTTCTCTAATTGAAAAAAACCTTAAACGATTGATATGTTACCTGACCATATCACAGCTTGGTTTTATATTAGCTGCTATTAGCATAAATGCGCCAAACATAGATTATCTTATTACAAGCTTTATATTCATGCACATATTATATAACAGCTTATTTGCTTTATATTTTACTTATATAGAAGATGAATACGGTATTAAAAATTACCAAGATCTTCATAAGAGTTCAATTAACCTTATTTTGTTAATTGGATTTGTTATTAGTATATTAATATATATCTCTATATTACCTATTAGTTCTTCTGACATTAAAGATGCAATAGCTAATATTTTAAATGAGAAAAATATAATGATATTTTTTAAGATAATAACTTGTACTGTATTATTTGAGTTGTTGTTAGAGAGTTTACACTTGTTATACCGTCGCACTTTAAGGATATGCAGTACAAATATTAAACTATTTAGTATTATAGAATATTTCCAAAATAACGTAGTCAAGACACGGCATGATATAATAAAGATACTGTATCTACATTTCTGTATCATGACTTTATTCTTGTGTTTATTCTATCCTATTCAAATATCACACAAAACTAATTCTAACCAACTAATTATCCTTACAATTTCACTATTATTAGCTTTAATATTTAGAAAAATACCACGCATTTCGACAGAAAATATCAATCTTGACCTATACCAATATATCGAAAAATTGATCTTTTTCATTGTCGATAAATATACAGAGAAATATAATAAAAAAAATGCAAAAGCATATATTAATTTTAAAGCTATTTTGGATAACATCCTAATTAAGATATCTGCTTGGCATAATCAACAAACTGCTATATTTATAGTATTATTTTTATTAATTAGTTTTATTTTAACACTCTGTTATACAGCAGCTTAA